From Desulfobotulus pelophilus, the proteins below share one genomic window:
- a CDS encoding PqiC family protein encodes MPGKTARSVPSPLRGYRYTHLILILLFCLGCAATPQPRFYHLGIHDPGSMDEDIRQKVAVLETTALPRHLDRPQIVVRRETHELVVHEDHRWAAPLDRLFRESLASRLDGIFKTTRVVPSDTISAYPTPTHRIRVRILDFSSNTDGIIRLAGFFSVQEAREGTTEKPFDLHTRAEGKSFSDFVAAQALALNMLADIIAAEAAGF; translated from the coding sequence ATGCCAGGCAAAACAGCCCGCTCCGTACCATCCCCCTTGCGCGGATACCGGTACACCCATCTGATACTGATACTTCTTTTCTGCCTGGGATGTGCTGCCACACCCCAGCCCCGGTTTTACCACCTCGGTATCCACGATCCGGGCAGTATGGATGAAGATATTCGTCAAAAAGTTGCGGTCCTGGAAACCACCGCACTGCCAAGGCACCTGGACCGACCCCAGATTGTGGTCCGCAGGGAAACCCACGAACTTGTTGTCCATGAAGATCACCGGTGGGCGGCTCCCCTTGACCGGCTTTTCCGGGAATCCCTTGCCAGTCGGCTGGACGGTATTTTCAAAACTACCCGGGTTGTCCCGTCGGATACCATCTCAGCCTATCCCACGCCGACACATCGTATCCGCGTCAGAATTCTTGATTTTTCATCAAACACAGATGGAATCATACGCCTTGCCGGTTTTTTTTCCGTTCAGGAGGCACGGGAGGGAACAACAGAAAAACCCTTTGATCTTCATACCAGGGCGGAAGGTAAATCCTTTTCAGATTTTGTGGCAGCGCAGGCTCTGGCCTTGAATATGCTGGCAGATATTATTGCTGCTGAGGCAGCCGGTTTTTAG
- a CDS encoding intermembrane transport protein PqiB — protein MNLNEPELPDITTAKARFWIWLIPIAAMIGGGWLLFQHYAQRGILISITFETASGLVAGKTQLRFKDLTIGIVESLDLTQNLSHVNVHVRVDRSMQPHISEDSRFWVVRPRIDRHGISGLNTLLSGAYIAMEPGTGKPATTFTGLENPPITSPETPGLRLVLETDSGGVDVGTTIYYRKIPVGTVEARTVLPDPQRILLDVFIRSPYDAHVNQASRFWRDSGIDFSLSAEGIRFHTESLETLFAGGIAFDNPDPSAAAVKNSCRFHLFPSYRDIRSQSMQMGLPFVLYFDSSVRGLTPGAPVEFRGVQVGEVLDIDLLYDREAGKIRIPVTISILPEELLGNGIPDAEALLMEMLQTGLKARLDVGNLLTGQLYVSMEMDDSSAYIPQQFNDEGFPVIATMPHPIEKITESALSLLHRIGELPIEGIAENTIHALQSAQRLMAEMETLPKNIGPILTESQEVLETIQKTLENLQSGLHSLQPGSSLYMEISRAAQELSDSARAVRIFAESLEARPDMLIHGK, from the coding sequence ATGAACCTGAACGAACCGGAACTTCCTGACATCACAACAGCCAAGGCCCGTTTCTGGATCTGGCTCATACCCATTGCTGCCATGATCGGCGGCGGGTGGCTTCTTTTTCAGCACTATGCCCAGCGTGGCATTCTCATCAGTATCACGTTTGAAACAGCCTCAGGCCTTGTGGCTGGCAAAACCCAGCTGCGCTTCAAGGATCTTACCATCGGAATCGTAGAATCCCTTGATCTTACGCAGAATCTTTCCCACGTCAATGTCCATGTCCGGGTGGATCGCAGCATGCAGCCCCACATCAGCGAAGACAGCCGTTTCTGGGTGGTCCGTCCACGCATTGACAGGCATGGTATTTCCGGACTGAACACGCTGCTATCCGGAGCGTATATCGCCATGGAGCCGGGGACAGGTAAACCTGCCACCACATTCACCGGTCTTGAAAACCCGCCCATCACTTCACCGGAAACTCCGGGACTCCGCCTTGTTCTGGAAACCGACTCCGGAGGGGTAGATGTGGGAACCACTATTTATTACAGAAAAATTCCCGTAGGAACGGTGGAAGCGCGCACCGTTTTGCCGGATCCGCAACGCATTCTGCTGGATGTATTTATCCGCTCCCCCTACGACGCCCATGTGAATCAGGCATCCCGGTTCTGGCGTGATTCGGGCATTGATTTTTCTCTCAGCGCGGAAGGTATCCGTTTCCATACAGAATCCCTGGAAACCCTTTTTGCCGGAGGCATTGCCTTTGACAATCCGGACCCTTCGGCAGCGGCGGTGAAAAACAGCTGCCGCTTTCACCTTTTTCCCAGTTACAGAGACATCCGTTCCCAGTCCATGCAGATGGGACTTCCCTTTGTACTCTACTTTGACAGCTCCGTGCGCGGCCTTACGCCCGGTGCCCCGGTGGAGTTCCGGGGCGTTCAGGTGGGTGAAGTTCTGGATATCGATCTGCTTTATGACAGAGAAGCGGGTAAAATACGTATTCCCGTAACCATATCCATACTCCCGGAAGAGCTTCTGGGTAACGGCATCCCCGATGCGGAAGCGTTGCTCATGGAAATGCTGCAGACAGGCCTGAAAGCCCGGCTGGATGTAGGCAACCTCCTTACGGGGCAGCTTTATGTTTCCATGGAAATGGATGACTCTTCCGCATATATACCCCAACAATTCAATGATGAAGGTTTTCCTGTCATAGCAACTATGCCCCATCCCATTGAAAAAATAACAGAAAGTGCGCTCAGCCTCCTGCACCGTATCGGAGAGCTGCCCATAGAGGGTATTGCGGAAAACACCATCCACGCCCTGCAAAGTGCACAGCGCCTCATGGCTGAAATGGAAACCCTTCCAAAAAACATTGGTCCCATACTGACAGAAAGTCAGGAAGTTCTTGAGACCATACAAAAAACACTGGAAAATCTGCAGTCGGGTCTTCACAGCCTGCAACCCGGCAGCTCCCTTTATATGGAAATCAGCCGGGCCGCCCAGGAGCTTTCCGATTCAGCACGGGCCGTTCGAATTTTTGCAGAAAGTCTTGAGGCCAGACCGGATATGCTTATCCACGGAAAGTAA
- a CDS encoding paraquat-inducible protein A has protein sequence MALKTTPFPDWLACPVCDELHIRPHLLDGQIALCKNCGNHIVGRNPHGLDLPFALSLAALTAWITAILLPFIHVSFGGQNQTVSLPSAVTMLAEHSMTLLAAFVGLLLIMAPLCSILCMLYLLIFLNRNRKPPFYRFFLKAYSRTRFWDMTDVYLISILVVLVKAVHMADILLLYGFWAFCLQVLCIRLAFAALPPRDIWQVLITSSTLPRPLPGKRAMEAGLVSCHICTLVHSISQKRCLLCSSPLHSRKPQSINRTLALTLTAAILYFPANLYPIMITVNMGEVISSTILGGVILLWETGVYSVAIVVFFASVFIPLAKLIALSYLMGCVYAGRRIFPHDQTKLYKIVEVIGKWSMVDVFVVATLAAMVQMGPLATIEPGIAATAFAAMVVITLFAAETFDPRKLWDRKPEEKHAHEPERTGTS, from the coding sequence GTGGCACTGAAAACTACCCCCTTCCCCGACTGGCTGGCCTGCCCCGTCTGCGATGAGCTGCACATACGGCCCCATCTCCTTGACGGACAGATTGCTCTTTGTAAAAACTGCGGGAACCACATTGTCGGCCGGAACCCCCATGGTCTGGATCTTCCTTTCGCCCTCTCCCTGGCAGCTCTCACAGCGTGGATAACCGCCATCCTTCTGCCCTTTATCCATGTGAGCTTCGGAGGGCAGAATCAAACCGTATCCCTTCCCTCCGCCGTTACCATGCTTGCAGAGCACAGCATGACCTTACTGGCAGCTTTCGTAGGGCTGCTTCTCATCATGGCCCCTCTGTGCTCCATTCTTTGCATGCTGTATCTCCTTATTTTTCTCAACAGAAACAGAAAACCACCCTTTTATCGCTTTTTTCTCAAAGCCTATTCCCGAACCCGATTCTGGGACATGACCGATGTCTATCTCATCAGTATTCTCGTGGTACTGGTCAAAGCCGTTCACATGGCAGATATTCTTCTCCTCTACGGCTTCTGGGCCTTCTGTCTTCAGGTTCTCTGCATCCGACTTGCTTTTGCTGCTTTACCCCCACGGGATATCTGGCAGGTACTCATCACCTCCTCCACCCTTCCCCGACCCTTGCCTGGTAAAAGGGCCATGGAGGCCGGTCTTGTAAGCTGCCATATATGTACCCTTGTCCATAGCATATCGCAGAAACGCTGCCTGCTCTGCTCCAGCCCCCTGCACAGCCGTAAACCCCAGAGCATCAACCGTACCCTTGCCCTTACCCTTACGGCAGCCATTCTCTATTTTCCTGCCAACCTTTACCCCATTATGATTACAGTCAACATGGGAGAAGTGATCTCCAGCACCATTCTGGGCGGAGTTATCCTTTTATGGGAAACGGGCGTCTATTCCGTTGCCATTGTTGTCTTTTTTGCCAGCGTCTTCATACCTCTGGCTAAGCTCATTGCCCTTTCTTATCTGATGGGGTGCGTATATGCCGGCCGAAGAATCTTTCCCCATGACCAGACAAAACTCTATAAGATAGTAGAAGTTATAGGCAAATGGTCCATGGTGGATGTCTTTGTGGTTGCCACGCTGGCCGCCATGGTGCAGATGGGTCCCCTTGCCACCATAGAACCAGGCATCGCCGCCACAGCCTTTGCCGCCATGGTGGTCATCACCTTATTTGCAGCCGAAACCTTCGACCCCAGAAAACTCTGGGACCGGAAACCTGAGGAAAAGCATGCCCATGAACCTGAACGAACCGGAACTTCCTGA
- a CDS encoding M20 family metallopeptidase, whose amino-acid sequence MQNLVSFLLELMTFRTLAQNPEAIRHCTAHIQRNLTAHGVPHEILSVQQCPSILVCPQPRRAPILLISHMDVVDGPDHLFSPRVQDGRIWGRGAVDDKYAIALSLALFYRNLSRLRERGHGVEAMNFGLLITSDEESGGEKGTGTILPLLNCHFAIVLDGGSPEQIITCQKGILHLRITAKGKSAHAARPWLGRNAIENLMEDLSRLQGFFSGKKQELWEKTLNISRIEGGSAINQVPDSASAFLDIRFTEKDDPAEILQMIQKSLKHSSLSEQTHDPVFTAGSSPYLDLLKQAAPWAGEAREHGASDAHFLSARGIPGVVWGADGEMSQHSDSERVRIDSIEALDSGLQSFLDLCTVHKETLPWH is encoded by the coding sequence ATGCAGAATCTTGTTTCCTTTCTACTGGAACTGATGACCTTCCGGACCCTTGCACAAAACCCGGAAGCCATCCGGCACTGCACGGCACACATTCAGAGAAACCTCACAGCCCATGGTGTCCCCCACGAAATACTGTCTGTCCAGCAGTGTCCATCCATCCTTGTCTGCCCCCAGCCACGCCGTGCGCCCATACTGCTGATCAGTCATATGGATGTGGTGGACGGACCGGATCATCTTTTTTCTCCGCGTGTTCAGGACGGTCGCATATGGGGTCGGGGTGCCGTGGACGACAAATATGCCATCGCCCTTTCCCTGGCACTTTTCTATCGTAACCTTTCCCGCCTGCGGGAGCGGGGACACGGTGTGGAAGCAATGAATTTCGGCCTGCTGATCACATCAGATGAGGAAAGCGGAGGTGAAAAAGGCACCGGTACCATCCTGCCTTTGCTGAACTGCCATTTTGCCATTGTTCTGGACGGGGGCTCGCCGGAACAGATCATTACCTGTCAGAAAGGGATTCTCCATCTCCGTATTACGGCAAAGGGTAAAAGCGCCCACGCAGCCCGGCCCTGGCTGGGAAGAAATGCCATTGAAAACCTTATGGAGGATCTCTCCCGGCTTCAAGGCTTTTTCAGCGGGAAGAAACAGGAACTCTGGGAAAAAACCCTGAACATCAGCCGTATAGAAGGAGGATCGGCTATCAACCAGGTACCCGATTCCGCATCGGCCTTTCTGGATATCCGTTTTACGGAAAAAGATGATCCTGCTGAGATTCTCCAAATGATTCAAAAGAGCTTGAAACACAGTTCGCTAAGTGAGCAAACCCATGATCCCGTTTTCACAGCAGGATCGTCTCCCTATCTGGATCTTCTGAAGCAGGCCGCTCCATGGGCAGGGGAAGCACGGGAGCACGGAGCCAGTGATGCTCATTTTCTTTCAGCCAGAGGAATTCCCGGCGTAGTCTGGGGTGCAGATGGCGAAATGAGCCAGCATTCTGATTCGGAACGTGTACGAATTGACTCCATAGAAGCCCTTGATTCCGGACTGCAGTCTTTTCTGGACCTCTGCACAGTGCATAAGGAAACACTTCCGTGGCACTGA
- a CDS encoding NAD(P)/FAD-dependent oxidoreductase, which translates to MKHVLIVGGGFVGLNAAKILGRSGKLDVTLIDRKNYHLFQPLLYQVAMAGLSPAEIAAPLRALLSGYRNVRVLQAEALSIDMETRKVVTTVGPIHYDYLVLGCGAQHTYFGNEVWEPLAPGLKTIEQATEIRRRILYAFERAECTDNTEEKMKQLTFVVVGGGTTGVELSGAIGEMSRYTFSKDFKNIDPTLTRVILVEAGDRILPGYHPDLSAKATRDLEALGVQVWTSRRVTSIDSDGVDIGKERVQAATVIWAAGIQASDINGFLGQNMDDLGRVPVRPDLSIGGHPEIFAGGDQAAFIPDGAEWALPGVAPVALQQGRHIAKNILMDMAGKPRRDFTYLDKGQMATIGRSRAVVEVGKIRFSGFFAWMTWLLIHIYFLTGFKNRLFVVLQWAGAYFTFNRGARLIVNKEWQFYAPPKKKKKEPVPSE; encoded by the coding sequence ATGAAACATGTGCTCATTGTGGGCGGAGGCTTTGTGGGGCTGAATGCAGCCAAGATTCTTGGCAGATCCGGTAAGCTTGACGTGACCCTGATTGATCGCAAAAACTATCATCTTTTCCAGCCCCTTCTGTATCAGGTGGCCATGGCGGGCTTAAGTCCTGCGGAAATAGCCGCTCCCCTTCGGGCCCTTCTTTCAGGCTACAGAAATGTGAGGGTTCTCCAGGCGGAAGCCCTTTCCATAGATATGGAAACAAGGAAGGTTGTGACTACAGTAGGCCCGATCCACTATGATTATCTGGTGCTGGGTTGCGGAGCGCAGCATACCTATTTCGGTAATGAAGTCTGGGAGCCACTGGCACCGGGACTGAAAACCATAGAGCAGGCAACCGAGATACGTCGAAGGATTCTCTATGCTTTTGAGAGAGCTGAGTGCACGGATAATACGGAAGAAAAAATGAAACAGCTGACTTTTGTGGTGGTGGGTGGCGGTACAACAGGGGTGGAACTTTCCGGTGCCATCGGTGAGATGAGTCGCTATACTTTCTCCAAAGATTTTAAAAATATAGACCCTACGCTTACCCGGGTGATTCTTGTGGAGGCCGGGGATCGGATTCTGCCGGGATATCATCCGGATCTTTCGGCTAAAGCAACGCGGGATCTGGAGGCGCTGGGTGTTCAGGTCTGGACTTCAAGAAGGGTAACATCCATTGATTCCGATGGTGTGGATATTGGTAAGGAACGGGTTCAGGCTGCAACGGTTATCTGGGCCGCAGGGATTCAGGCATCGGATATCAATGGTTTTCTGGGACAGAACATGGATGATCTCGGCAGGGTTCCGGTTCGGCCGGATTTAAGTATTGGCGGGCATCCTGAAATTTTTGCAGGGGGTGATCAGGCGGCTTTCATCCCTGATGGTGCAGAATGGGCGCTACCCGGTGTGGCTCCTGTGGCCCTGCAGCAGGGACGCCATATTGCAAAAAATATTCTTATGGACATGGCCGGTAAACCCCGCCGGGATTTTACCTATCTTGACAAGGGACAGATGGCTACCATTGGCCGAAGCCGGGCTGTTGTGGAGGTGGGGAAAATTCGTTTTTCAGGATTTTTTGCATGGATGACATGGCTGCTCATTCATATTTATTTTCTCACGGGCTTTAAGAACCGCCTTTTTGTTGTACTGCAGTGGGCAGGGGCCTATTTCACCTTTAACAGGGGGGCACGCCTCATCGTCAATAAGGAATGGCAGTTCTATGCTCCCCCGAAAAAAAAGAAGAAAGAGCCAGTCCCTTCTGAATAG
- a CDS encoding D-alanyl-D-alanine carboxypeptidase encodes MRCYRLLVMLILLQPTLSLADPPSSERAWVLKTPSGEILSEQNPEQAMIPASILKVLTSLYALETLGAEYRIPTLLSTGNDGSLVVQAEADPLMTSGPLKNLAQQLASHTQKRHFTQLVIDVSAFEHKLPVDGRCHTSQRTYNAPLSPFAVNFNTVAFQIKGGEILSAERETPLLPMVLEPIRASRMASGRIALPSENDFPLQYAASMLRFFLEEEGFSFENTENSFRDSAPRIPDTPILEVLSPFTIEDIVHQLMAYSNNVMANQLMLTTALRDQYDAGNTTSGPMGLDEARKRFASFIGRQLGIDDFTVEEGSGLSRKNLISAREMMKALHAFSPYMSLMRQEPSGWYKTGTLSDVRTRAGYLRGPGGWYPYVLMTHRENDAYSLYLKTLQQTAGSGSRLSHSANSAAKNPATN; translated from the coding sequence ATGCGCTGCTACCGACTGCTTGTAATGCTCATTCTGTTGCAACCCACCCTGTCCCTGGCTGATCCACCTTCTTCGGAAAGGGCCTGGGTTCTGAAAACCCCCAGTGGTGAAATCCTTTCTGAACAGAACCCGGAACAAGCCATGATACCGGCTTCCATACTGAAAGTTCTTACTTCCCTCTATGCCCTTGAAACACTGGGGGCAGAATATCGTATCCCTACCCTCCTCAGCACGGGCAATGACGGATCGCTGGTTGTACAGGCGGAGGCGGATCCCCTCATGACGTCAGGGCCACTGAAAAATCTGGCCCAGCAACTGGCTTCCCACACGCAGAAGCGTCATTTTACCCAGCTTGTCATAGATGTATCGGCCTTTGAACACAAACTTCCCGTAGACGGACGCTGTCACACTTCCCAACGCACCTACAATGCTCCCCTTTCCCCCTTTGCCGTCAACTTCAACACCGTAGCCTTTCAGATAAAGGGGGGAGAAATCCTGTCTGCAGAAAGGGAAACCCCTCTCCTTCCCATGGTTCTTGAGCCAATCCGGGCATCCCGCATGGCTTCGGGTCGCATTGCCCTGCCATCGGAAAATGATTTCCCTTTGCAATATGCCGCTTCCATGCTCCGTTTTTTTCTTGAAGAAGAGGGGTTTTCCTTTGAAAACACCGAGAATTCTTTCCGGGATAGTGCCCCACGGATACCCGATACCCCCATACTGGAAGTTCTGTCTCCATTCACCATTGAAGACATTGTGCATCAGCTTATGGCCTACTCCAACAATGTCATGGCCAACCAGCTGATGCTGACAACCGCCCTCAGGGATCAATATGATGCGGGCAACACCACTTCCGGCCCCATGGGCCTTGATGAGGCAAGAAAACGTTTTGCCAGTTTTATAGGCCGCCAGCTGGGGATAGATGATTTTACCGTAGAAGAAGGCTCCGGTCTTTCCAGAAAAAATCTCATATCCGCCAGAGAAATGATGAAAGCCCTGCACGCATTCAGCCCCTACATGAGCCTGATGCGCCAGGAACCCAGTGGCTGGTATAAAACCGGCACTCTTTCCGATGTGCGAACTCGGGCCGGTTACCTCAGGGGACCGGGGGGATGGTACCCCTATGTGCTCATGACTCACAGGGAAAATGATGCCTATTCACTTTATCTCAAAACCCTTCAGCAAACCGCAGGCAGCGGGAGTCGTCTGAGCCATTCTGCAAACTCTGCGGCCAAAAACCCGGCAACCAACTGA
- the dtd gene encoding D-aminoacyl-tRNA deacylase gives MIAVVQRVSSAEVRIDGDVEGKIGKGILVLLGVAREDTTEDSNYLSDKIVHLRIFEDGEGKMNRSLLDFSGEILVVSQFTLLGDCRRGRRPSFTEAARPEMAIPLYEHFVTACKNFGIRVATGKFQATMAVSLINDGPVTLTLNSTERKK, from the coding sequence ATGATTGCTGTTGTACAGCGGGTCAGCTCCGCTGAAGTTCGCATTGATGGAGATGTGGAAGGAAAGATCGGCAAAGGAATTCTTGTTCTCCTTGGTGTTGCCAGAGAAGACACCACCGAAGACAGCAACTACCTTTCAGATAAAATTGTTCATCTGCGTATTTTTGAAGATGGGGAAGGCAAAATGAACCGGTCCCTGCTGGACTTCAGCGGAGAAATTCTCGTGGTTTCCCAGTTCACCCTCCTGGGAGACTGCCGCAGGGGACGCCGCCCATCCTTTACGGAGGCCGCCAGACCTGAAATGGCCATTCCCCTTTATGAGCACTTTGTCACAGCCTGCAAAAACTTTGGTATAAGGGTAGCAACGGGAAAATTTCAGGCCACAATGGCCGTTTCCCTTATCAATGACGGTCCGGTTACCCTTACGCTGAACAGTACCGAACGCAAAAAATAA
- a CDS encoding CBS domain-containing protein, with amino-acid sequence MDIITTHKNADFDAVASMMAASLLYPGAIPVRPNDMNPNVKAFLSIHKDIFDTYLPKEVEVKKVERLIVVDTGSWSRLDGQFRKFKDKEGLELILWDHHPEGDIQAGWTCREMMGATVTLLVRRIREKGMRLTPMQATLFLLGLYEDTGNLSFSSTRSEDALAAAFLLENRADLNVLSTFLRPVYGERQKDILFEMIQAGEAAKVDVKGHRIAVSRMVIEGHVGNLSVVINMYREIMNVDAAFGIFTDLERQRTFVIGRSKTEDLNVGSVMRSLGGGGHPAAGSAMLDMVNPDAVMEQMLTLLEGNQQSSIQLSDIMSYPVKTVEADTPMDEVWEVLVEKGCTGLPVVEKGVLTGVISRRDFRKIRKESQKKSPVKAFMSRNVITIDPGKSPMEAAKVMVKHDIGRLPVVREGKIIGIVSRSDAMRYFYDLLPD; translated from the coding sequence ATGGACATCATAACGACCCACAAAAATGCGGATTTTGATGCAGTGGCCTCCATGATGGCTGCGAGCCTGCTGTATCCCGGAGCCATTCCCGTACGGCCCAATGACATGAACCCCAATGTGAAAGCTTTTCTATCCATCCACAAAGATATTTTTGACACGTATCTTCCTAAAGAAGTGGAAGTAAAAAAAGTAGAACGCCTGATTGTTGTGGATACGGGATCCTGGTCCCGGCTGGACGGGCAGTTCCGGAAGTTTAAGGACAAAGAAGGGCTGGAGCTTATACTCTGGGATCATCATCCCGAGGGAGACATACAGGCCGGCTGGACATGCCGGGAAATGATGGGAGCCACCGTAACCCTGCTTGTCCGGCGTATCAGGGAAAAGGGTATGCGGCTCACTCCCATGCAGGCGACTCTTTTTCTGTTGGGGCTTTATGAAGATACGGGGAACTTAAGTTTCAGCTCCACCCGCTCCGAAGATGCGCTGGCAGCCGCATTTCTTCTGGAAAACCGGGCGGACCTCAATGTGCTTTCCACTTTTTTGCGGCCTGTGTATGGTGAACGCCAGAAGGACATTCTGTTTGAAATGATTCAGGCGGGTGAAGCAGCCAAGGTGGATGTGAAGGGTCATCGGATTGCCGTCAGTCGCATGGTGATTGAAGGCCATGTGGGCAATCTTTCTGTTGTGATCAACATGTACCGGGAAATCATGAACGTGGACGCAGCCTTCGGTATTTTTACGGATCTGGAACGCCAGCGTACTTTTGTTATCGGTCGCAGCAAAACCGAAGATCTGAACGTGGGTTCCGTGATGCGCAGTCTTGGCGGCGGTGGACACCCCGCCGCCGGTTCCGCCATGCTGGATATGGTGAATCCGGATGCCGTGATGGAGCAGATGCTCACCCTTCTGGAAGGCAATCAGCAGAGTTCCATTCAGCTGAGTGATATCATGAGCTATCCGGTAAAAACGGTGGAGGCGGATACCCCCATGGATGAGGTGTGGGAGGTCTTGGTGGAGAAAGGGTGCACGGGGCTTCCGGTAGTAGAAAAAGGTGTGTTAACCGGTGTCATTTCCCGGCGGGATTTCAGAAAGATCCGTAAGGAATCCCAGAAAAAATCACCGGTAAAAGCCTTTATGAGCCGGAATGTGATTACCATTGATCCGGGCAAAAGTCCCATGGAGGCGGCCAAGGTGATGGTCAAGCATGATATTGGCCGCCTTCCCGTGGTGAGGGAAGGCAAAATTATAGGGATTGTTTCCCGTTCCGATGCGATGCGGTATTTCTATGACCTGCTTCCGGATTAG
- a CDS encoding glycoside hydrolase family 3 N-terminal domain-containing protein, whose product MSSSLPESWSLATLAGQRLMIGFEGPACDTRIRRLLFRFRPAGVVLFATNVRSPDQLRRLISDLQTAASDAKIPPLIIAIDQEGGHVARLREPSFREYPSIRTLRTESEARNHARSMAKDLKNLGITMNLAPVLDVATSSGSIMLNRAFEGSAAMVETMGLAMIEEYQKQGVDAVAKHFPGIGRTVLDSHQVLPHLHTDWEELASSDLIPFRAAIQTDVPGIMVSHILYEKLDPQWPASLSVQISRNLLRDTMGYEGLVMTDDLDMKAIRLPMEKVMERMVAAEIDLGLICHEGPALEEAFETLVQTAENPEARKQFLQSAHRVLRLTIKKGLRN is encoded by the coding sequence ATGTCTTCATCTCTTCCGGAATCCTGGTCCCTGGCCACCCTTGCAGGGCAACGGCTGATGATCGGCTTTGAAGGACCTGCCTGTGACACTCGAATACGCCGACTTCTTTTCCGTTTCCGCCCTGCTGGTGTGGTTCTTTTTGCCACAAATGTCCGCTCTCCGGACCAGCTCCGCCGACTGATCTCCGATCTTCAGACAGCAGCTTCGGATGCAAAAATTCCACCTCTTATCATTGCCATTGATCAGGAGGGGGGCCATGTTGCCCGTCTGAGGGAGCCGTCCTTCAGGGAATATCCTTCCATCAGAACCCTCCGAACTGAAAGTGAAGCCCGAAATCATGCACGTTCCATGGCCAAAGACTTAAAAAACCTGGGCATCACCATGAATCTTGCTCCCGTTCTGGATGTGGCCACTTCTTCCGGAAGTATCATGCTGAACCGCGCTTTTGAAGGCAGTGCGGCCATGGTGGAGACCATGGGCCTTGCCATGATTGAGGAGTATCAGAAGCAGGGGGTTGATGCGGTGGCCAAACACTTTCCCGGTATCGGCCGTACGGTGCTGGATTCCCATCAGGTTCTGCCCCATCTCCATACGGATTGGGAAGAACTGGCATCCAGTGACCTTATTCCCTTCAGGGCAGCCATCCAGACAGATGTTCCCGGCATCATGGTATCTCACATCCTGTATGAAAAACTGGATCCCCAGTGGCCAGCCAGCCTTTCTGTGCAGATATCCAGAAACCTTTTAAGAGATACCATGGGCTATGAGGGTCTTGTCATGACCGATGATCTGGACATGAAAGCAATCCGCCTGCCCATGGAAAAAGTAATGGAACGCATGGTGGCAGCAGAAATTGATCTGGGACTGATCTGCCATGAGGGCCCTGCCCTGGAAGAAGCTTTTGAAACCCTTGTTCAGACAGCAGAAAACCCCGAGGCCAGAAAGCAATTCTTGCAGTCTGCCCACAGGGTTCTCCGTTTGACCATAAAAAAAGGACTCCGGAATTAG